The genomic interval GCAGTTTGGGGGGCTCAGCAGTACGTGCAGCATCCTGCACACAGGGTGGAGGACTGGCAATGGTGAGGGATGGTTGGGTGGCCAGGACCTGCCAGCATAACCCTGTGATGCTAATTGAGCAGGTAAACAGCTCCCCTCGGCCTAATGGACTTATTTTCCTGGGATGCAGCCACGTTGCTAATGCACTTCTGCGCTTCTCAGGGGCTCCCTGCCTTGCGCCAGCTGTGGGCTCGGTCCTGGCGCTGCCTCCGAGGATGTAGCCCTGCTCCGCTTTCAAGGATGCTCTGGGAGAGGCACCCTGTGACCGCATGCCAAGGGCACCCCGAGCCTCCTGTTACCGATGCTCATACAAGCCATTCCCGGGCCGAAGGCCACCGGAGTAGGGGGACCAGATGGTCCAATTGTACCTGGCCTTGTCCTTGCCCCGGGCGCTTTGCACGCTGGAGCACCGGCACACGGCGTGATGCAGGGACCTCACTGCTGTTGGGTTGCAGGCGCTTGGGGTGGGCAGGGGATACAGAGCGGAGGTGCAGACCCACGCCTGGAGCGGGACCCACGTGCACTATCCACGGAGAGGCAGGGCTAAGGCTGACCTGAATATTTTACAGGCATATATGATGGCACGGGGTGGGGTGATGTTAGAGAGATGCCTTGGCTCCAGGCAATCTTTTGGGATGCTGCTCCCGAGTGGTTTTCCCAAGGGGAACAGACGTGTGGAGTGGGTTGGTGCCCTGTCTGGAAGGCATCCCCAGCCACCTCTCTTTCCACAGCTGCTACCGAAGGGTGGGATGCCGGAGACATTCATCTCTGGGTAGAGCATTACTCGCCCGGAGGCAGAGAGCATCATCCCCAGGGCCGGGCTCCCCCCCTTCAGTGCCTtcccctctgtgctgctcttcagtgcAGCGCTGACCTTGTTGTTAATTATTAAACCCCCAGCAAACACTGCTCACTGTTTTGTCCTAGTTACGCTGTGGGCTTCTcgcacttcttttttttttttttttttttaaaaacaaattacccTGGTAACCTCTCTGGGTGGATGGAGATGGGAGCAGCAGACGGTCCTCTCCCAGCCAGTGCAGGAGATGGTCTGGGGAGGCTCTGGAGCCACCGAGCTGCTGTGGGGTGGCTGAGAGATGGGCTGTGTGTGCCTGGCTGTTATCCATCCTGTGTAGCAGTCCCTGCTTGTCTGCTAGGGCTTGGGGCTTGCAGGTAACTGCTGCTGCCCACGGGAGAAGTCGTTTTGCTGCCCAGCAGCCAGGTTTATTTACCCGTGGGGTGGAAGAGCTCTCTGCGGGCTTCTGTGGCTCCAGAACTGGTTTGCAGGTGGGCTGAGGTCCGAGCACAGACCTGGGTCCAGGTCCGTGTGTTTTGtggatgctgcagagcagcgTCCCTGGgccggggagggctggggaccTGCTCCGCCCTTGCAGGCTGGGCAGATGGAAGCGGCTTGCTTACACAAGCCTCTTCCCGGCAGACCCCATCCCCGAGCACCCAGCAcctgcctcccctctgcccacagctgcctgctgagGGACCATGCCGGGCCTGTACGCCCTCCCCTCCTGGGAGGCTCTGCCCCTGAAGAGTTCCACGGTGAAGGCTTGTGCCAACGGGTACTCCCTGAGCATCACCGCTCACCTCGTGTACACCAACCCCCACGAGGAGCCCGTGGAAGGTAAGGGAGCTATCGGGGCTAGCAGGGACCCAGGCTGCCTGCACGGCCCTCTAAAAGCACCCGTGCTGGAGAGCATCCCGTCTCCAGGCCACCTGTGTCCTGGCCCCCAAACCTTGCCCAGTTTGGGGAGCAAAGGCAGAGGCCAGCAGTGGTGGGGGCACCGCCGACATGCAGCATTGCCCTGCGGGCAGAAGAGTGAGACTGACCCACATTCTCATCGCTGAGGAAGAGGGGGATTTcatcctccctgccctcctccgGGCTAGTGAGGCTCTGGGTCCTTCCTGCTTGTTGTCCCACTCTTGTGCATCTAAATCACCCTGCGAGTCAGACAGGGTCTTATCGGTGCTGCTGTGGGCTATACCGTGCCATGGCAGTGTACGTGCTGGGATCTGCCTTGGGGCTGTCTCCCACCTGCAGGCGTCTTCATCTACCCGCTGGAGGAGTCGGAGGTGGTGGCCAGCTTCGAGGCGGCGGTGGGCAGCCGGCGGGTGACGTTCCAGGTCCAGAACCGGCACCGGGCGCAGGACTGCTGCCTCCAGtgcggccccagccccggccggcCGCGCCGCTGTGCCAGTGGTAAGTGCTGTGGCACAGGTGATCCTCTTGGGTCCTCCTGGCTGGGAGGCTCAGAATGAGCAGGGAAGAAGCACGGGGGGATACGAGGAGCTGAGAGTCCCTGCCAGGCCACCCTGGTGCCTTGGGGGGTCTCTGGGGCTGGAGATCTCagcctcccctttcccctccctccgccTCTCCCGGGGCTTTACCCATCCTTTTGCATGGCCCTTGTTACACCTGCACTCTGTTGTCCCCTTTGAGAGTAATTAGTGCAATTaaaccaccaccccccccccccaacctcgCACGCCCCGCTGACCCCCCCACcatccctcccctgcccaggCCACCTCGTCCTGGACGAAGATGCGGAGCGCTCCACCTTCGTCATCATCACAGGCGCGCTGTGCCCGGCGGAGAGCCTGGCCGTCACCCTGAGCACGGCGCAGGAGCTGGCCACGCTGCCAGACGGGGCCCTgcgcctcctcctcccccccgtCCTCACGCCCCGCGTCCCCGCCGTCCCCGAGAGCGAGCCGGCAAGCTTGTGTGACGACAGGTTGGCCCTATGGTGATTTTCATGGCTTCCTCAGTCTCTGCCATCCCGGGGGGGGGATGCTGATGCTGGGCAAGCGGGGAGAGGGGTGGGAGCCATCACTGCCTCTCCCCTCGCAGCCCCACCAGCTGTTTCGGGGGGCCGGGTGCCCGGAGCCAGCCGTCCCCCACGGCACCTGTGGAGAGTGTGGACGTCTTTCGGGGACAGCCCTGCAACCCTTTTCCTTACAAGTTTGCCTTTGAGCTGCTGGTGAAGggcccctgcttgctggcaggtAGGGGGCGGCTCGGGTGGTGTCAGCTGGTTGGACAAAACCTCCCCACAATATGGGCAATGTCCCCTCAGGACAGTGTCCCCCCAGTCCCTCCATGCTTCTAGGGGGACGCGAGCCCCTTCCCCGGGCATCCTCTTGCACTCCCTATGTGTGAAGAAGCCCTTTCCCCATTCCACCCCTGGGGCTGGGACCCCCCAAAGTCACCCCACGCGTGGCTTTGGGCAGCTCTGGGTCAGCAGCCTCCTTCCCCAGGGAGGCGCGATGGATGGGGGAGAGGACGGGCGAGGAGGGGCTGCGGGTCGGTGGGGATGCCCTCCTGGCCACCAGCCCAATTAATCCCATtagagctggcagggagcagccacTGCCACGGTGTCGGGTCCGGCACAGGCACGGAGCCTGGTGGGTGGCGGGCCGAGGCGGGGGGTGCGAGGggctgccccgctgcctcctccctgctgcagggctggagagcCCATCCCACGCCCTGCGAGCCGACGCCGACCCCTGGGCCAGCTCTGCCACCACCACCTGCGTCACCCTGGCCGAGCCCCACCGCTACGACAGGGACCTGGAGATCATCCTCTACCCCTGCGGTGAGGGGGGACGGTGCCCTTGGCGGGTTTGGGGGAGATGGGCCATGGCCCCGAAAGCATCTggagcatcccccagccccctgcGGCATGGGGTGGCTCCGAACCCCCCTGTGGCCCCCAGAGCCCCACCACCCCCACCTGGTGATGGAGGACGGCACCATGACGTACCCCGAGTACGAGGCCCACATCCGGAGCCGCCGGGATTACGTGCGGATTGCCAGGAAGGACGGGAGCGGCGAGAGACAGGTGACAGGGCACGGCCACCGCCGgcccggcggggaggaggaggaaggggggaggcGGTGGGATGCAGGTGAGGAAGACCTCGGCGTGGGCCGGGGGGCTGCGAGAAAGCCCCTGGCCTGCCTGGCTCGCAGGTGGCTTTTGTGCAGAAGCGTTTCCACAAAGACATCTTCCCCAACCCTGTGCTGATGCTGAACTTCTGCCCGGCGGCGGAGGGTGTCCTTGAGGACCTGCAGAGCGTCACCCGCGAGGTCCTCTTTCTCGTCGACCACAGCGGCACCATGAGTGGCCCCGACCTTGACAAGGTCAAGGTGAGGCTTGGCTGCGGGGCCAGGGATGCTCCCTGGGTGGCCGGTCCTTAGCAGCCCTCCCCGGTCCCCGCTGTCACCCCAGGAGGCTTTGCTAGTGGCCCTGAAGAGCCTCCCGTCGGGGACACTGCTCAACGTTGCCGGCTTTGGCACCGACGTCAAGCCGCTCTTCCCATCCAGCCGCCTCTGCAGCAACGTGAGTGCCGCCGGGCAAAGCCCCTCACCAGCCCCTCTCTGTCTCCCCTCTTGCGGCTCCCCGCCGTGGGGTCGGGGCTGGCGAGCCGGGGGACCGCTGCGAGGCTGGCTCTCCGTGCGGGCAGGAGACGCTGCGGCGTGCCTGCGAGCACGTTGGCGGGCTGCGGGCGGACGCAGGCAGCACCAACCTgctggcagccctgggctgggcgCTGGCACAGCCCCTCCACCATGGCTACCCCCGCCAGCTCTTCCTCTTCACCGACGCGGCAGCAGGCAACGTGGGCAGGATTCTCCGGCTGGTGCGCAGGCAGGCCAGCACCGTCAGGTATGGCACCGGCACCGCGGTGGGGTCACGGTGCTCTCCATGTCCCCTGGGCTGTTCCTGCTGATTTCTCCTTCCGCAGCCCCAAATCTTGCCTCCATCAGCCCCGAGGGTGCCCTTCACCCATCACATCCCCCAACCCCACTGGCTCAGCTTCCCCTGGGGTGCCCCAATCCGGCACGCAGCCAGGGCAGTATCTCTGGCTATTAAACACCCCTGCCCgtccctgctgcagggctcGCCACCgggctgcccagcccctggCACCGGCCCGGCTGTGGCTTTTCATCGCCTGGCTCTCTCCTGCAGGTGCTTCAGCTTCGGCATGGGCCCGCGGGTGTGCCGGCGGCTGCTGAAGGGCATGGCCAAGGTGAGCCGGGGCTGCGCCGAGTTCCTGAGCCCGGCTGAGAGGCTGCAGCCCAAGGTAACGCCcgggcagggatgggggggacaTGGGGGCATGGAGGCCACTGAGGTGTCTCACACTGGCTCCTCTCCCCGCCCCAGCTGATCAAGTCCCTGAAGAAGGCGATCGAGCCGGCCGTCAGCGACATCACCATCGACTGGTACGTCCCCGACAGCATGGAGGCTCTGCTCTCGCCCACCGAGCTCCCGGCCCTCTACCCCGGCGACCGTCTTGTCAGCTACTGCGTCCTCTACAGCATCACCCGCTTCCATGACAGGCGCCCACCGGTATGACCAGCACCACCCTGGCATGGGGAGGATGGCACGTTCCCAGTGCCACTGGCTTCTCCTCGTGCCCAGGGGCTGACGGCGGTGCCCTCTCTCCACCAGGGCCGGGAAGGGGCTCGCCGGGGCTCCCGGGGCTcagccttcccctcccaggAGGAGGTGCCCAGTCCCAGGGAGAGCCGCCAGCCACCCCGGAGCACCCCGGGATCCGGGGATGCCTCCCTGGACGTCTTCACCGGGGGCATGGAGGCATCAGAGCGGAGTGagtggggctggggccggggcggggggcaggcGTGGGAGCCGTGGGCTGATGAGGTGTGCGCTTGCCGGGCAGGTGTGGATTCCATTTCGGGGGGAGACATCTGGAAGCGGATTTACCAGCCCTCCTACATCCAGGAGCAGTACGTCCTGACACACTGCTCCGTCAGCACCGACCGCAGCCAGgggctgctctcctgcagctccaccaGCAGCGAGTCCACTGGCTCCCGTGACGTGGCCCCTGAGGGTGGCTCCTTGGCCCCCGGTGCCGATGCCACCTCCCAGCAGGGCCAGAAGAGCCTGTCCCTCTGCGAGTCCTCCACCAAATCCGCCCCGCTGCCCTCCACCCTGGCTGGCAACAAGGTAAGGATGCTAATGGGGTGCAAGGGCTCACACACGGAGGAGTTGCTCCCGGCTTAGCTGGGGTCTCGCTGCCCCATTGTGCCTGGACATGTGGCCACTGGCCTGGAAACTGGAGTGCTGTAGCCTGGATTTTAAGCAAGGATCAGCTGTGGGTGCTGCGAGGAGACTCCTCGGGTGGTTTTGCCCTACTGGAACAGGACAGCTGGGGACCAAGCAGCTGGTCCCCCAGCTTCCCAAGCCAGTAGTCAGCTGGGTGGCTAACAAACTCCCTAGCCAGCTCAGATTCTCATTGATGCTGCAGAAATCAAGTGAGAATAGCTGGGCCGGCAGCAGGTAACGAACCTGCCaagctggagaggagagggtGGGCTGGCTAAGCTCCCGCCTGGCTCCTTCAGCCCTCCGCCAATGCCGCCCAACGCTTCGTAAGCAATGAGCCACGTCCCCGCTGCTTCATACCTGGGTTTAAAATCCAGTCAGGtcgctgggatggggagaggcagCTCCCCTGGTGACCATGGCCCTGAGGCCGGGTGAGGCCAGCTGTCACCCAGCTCCAGGACACGCTCCTTCCCCGTGGCATGGGTTAGGTAACCCGCTCCCGCCGCACAACAGCACAGCTGGTGGCCTTTGCTGCCGAAATGTCAAGCGTAAGTGATTTCCCTGCAGCGTAAATGATCCCCGCCGGGCTCCCCGCTGCCGGGGCGAGAGGCAGCACGGGTGCCGCTGCCCTGCCGTAGCTTTTAGGTGAAGCATCTCAGTGCAGGGCCATCGCTCTGCGCTGGGGACTGCATCCCACTGTAGCATCATCCAACCTGAGCAACTGAGCTGACCCCCACACACACGCAAAAACCCCCGCCAACTCCTCCTGCCTCCGCGTCAGCCTGAGTCGGCCCCCAAGGATGTTTGCAAACTCCTGTCTCGGTGCCATCGGTCCTTCCCACATGTATTAGGAGCCTGGCGAGCATCGCCCGTCGCCCTGGGAGGCTGCCAGGTGCCAGCCTGCAG from Gymnogyps californianus isolate 813 chromosome 10, ASM1813914v2, whole genome shotgun sequence carries:
- the VWA5B2 gene encoding LOW QUALITY PROTEIN: von Willebrand factor A domain-containing protein 5B2 (The sequence of the model RefSeq protein was modified relative to this genomic sequence to represent the inferred CDS: inserted 1 base in 1 codon), giving the protein MPGLYALPSWEALPLKSSTVKACANGYSLSITAHLVYTNPHEEPVEGVFIYPLEESEVVASFEAAVGSRRVTFQVQNRHRAQDCCLQCGPSPGRPRRCASGHLVLDEDAERSTFVIITGALCPAESLAVTLSTAQELATLPDGALRLLLPPVLTPRVPAVPESEPASLCDDRLALCPTSCFGGPGARSQPSPTAPVESVDVFRGQPCNPFPYKFAFELLVKGPCLLAGLESPSHALRADADPWASSATTTCVTLAEPHRYDRDLEIILYPCEPHHPHLVMEDGTMTYPEYEAHIRSRRDYVRIARKDGSGERQVAFVQKRFHKDIFPNPVLMLNFCPAAEGVLEDLQSVTREVLFLVDHSGTMSGPDLDKVKEALLVALKSLPSGTLLNVAGFGTDVKPLFPSSRLCSNETLRRACEHVGGLRADAGSTNLLAALGWALAQPLHHGYPRQLFLFTDAAAGNVGRILRLVRRQASTVRCFSFGMGPRVCRRLLKGMAKVSRGCAEFLSPAERLQPKLIKSLKKAIEPAVSDITIDWYVPDSMEALLSPTELPALYPGDRLVSYCVLYSITRFHDRRPPGREGARRGSRGSAFPSQEEVPSPRESRQPPRSTPGSGDASLDVFTGGMEASERSVDSISGGDIWKRIYQPSYIQEQYVLTHCSVSTDRSQGLLSCSSTSSESTGSRDVAPEGGSLAPGADATSQQGQKSLSLCESSTKSAPLPSTLAGNKVTVALSTEELARRKKALARAALAGRSFSSPHGELDAHRLCQALEKVSQKRNQSLEGRLDELGPQAQRLQPSVVESNNLLSPTHLDWDMLVEPSYLFSASPAPEPGXPSLGDAGLPLRCQVVIHALRAGKPVSWEVTASLESLLQPREGLGREDPPRRVGKPWDKPLHCLAARSVIQDNENAAQREAELEQGFARRFRLKAVQTSKACNVPSLYTRLVPVDGATQAALPAAPEVWGTAGSASRPRATVAGSWHHRSSSAGLGQQRDAEEQDEAPVAAERDETPGSPASVSSPTYGWENQNCSNGPPTSPSTTSMGSQKSTESIAGSRFSLSRRRGPSLVLRPQCLSPESEQSSNHASHDYLPLVQLQQARGSFQLTESFSEVVQISLDRLRRASPYASHRASLSPTSPGARSSPEAGPGGEESEEPAAAPQPGSPPSRSTCSEVPSAAVWAQADSGHGSESDTGPHSAVPSEAGVSWQDVGLEDLESASWATAVALAWLEHRCAGFFEEWELVAAKADAWLQAQRLPEGVDVGCLKGAARHLFLLLRHWDENIKLNMLCYNPNNV